In Canis lupus familiaris isolate Mischka breed German Shepherd chromosome 5, alternate assembly UU_Cfam_GSD_1.0, whole genome shotgun sequence, a genomic segment contains:
- the MINK1 gene encoding misshapen-like kinase 1 isoform X1 — protein sequence MGDPAPARSLDDIDLSALRDPAGIFELVEVVGNGTYGQVYKGRHVKTGQLAAIKVMDVTEDEEEEIKQEINMLKKYSHHRNIATYYGAFIKKSPPGNDDQLWLVMEFCGAGSVTDLVKNTKGNALKEDCIAYICREILRGLAHLHAHKVIHRDIKGQNVLLTENAEVKLVDFGVSAQLDRTVGRRNTFIGTPYWMAPEVIACDENPDATYDYRSDIWSLGITAIEMAEGAPPLCDMHPMRALFLIPRNPPPRLKSKKWSKKFTDFIDTCLIKTYLSRPPTEQLLKFPFIRDQPTERQVRIQLKDHIDRSRKKRGEKEETEYEYSGSEEEDDSHGEEGEPSSIMNVPGESTLRREFLRLQQENKSNSEALKQQQQLQQQQQRDPEAHIKHLLHQRQRRIEEQKEERRRVEEQQRREREQRKLQEKEQQRLEDRQALRREEERRQAEREQEYIRHRLEEEQRQLEILQQQLLQEQALLLEYKRKQLEEQRQSERLQRQLQQEHAYLKSLQQQQQQQQQQKQQQPGLPTDRKPLYHYGRGSSPADKPAWAREVEERTRMNKQQNSPLAKTKPSSTGPEPPLPQAAPGPPGPLSQTPPMQRPVEPQEGPHKSLVAHRVPLKPYAAPVPRSQSLQDQPTRNLAAFPASHEPDPAVPTPTTTPSARGAVIRQNSDPTSEGPGPGPNPPAWVRPDTEAPPKVPQRTSSIAAALNTSGAGGARPTQAVRARPRSNSAWQIYLQRRAERGTPKSPGPPAQPPGPPNACSNPDLRRSDPSWERPEGALPAHGHLPQAGSLERNRVGASSKLDSSPVLSPGNKAKPDDHRSRPGRPASYKRAIGEDFVLLKERALDDAPRPPKKAMDYSSSSEEVESSEDEDESNGEPSEGSRDPPGARDGDTDSVSTMVVHDVEEIAGTQTPYGGGTMVVQRTPEEERSLLHADSNGYTNLPDVVQPSHSPTESGKGQSPPSKDGGSDYQSRGLVKAPGKSSFTMFVDLGIYQPGGSGDTIPITALVGGEGGRLDQLQYDVRKGSVVNVNPTNTRAHSETPEIRKYKKRFNSEILCAALWGVNLLVGTENGLMLLDRSGQGKVYGLIGRRRFQQMDVLEGLNLLITISGKRNKLRVYYLSWLRNKILHNDPDVEKKQGWTTVGDMEGCGHYRVVKYERIKFLVIALKSSVEVYAWAPKPYHKFMAFKSFADLPHRPLLVDLTVEEGQRLKVIYGSSAGFHAVDVDSGNSYDIYIPVHIQSQITPHAIIFLPNTDGMEMLLCYEDEGVYVNTYGRIIKDVVLQWGEMPTSVAYICSNQIMGWGEKAIEIRSVETGHLDGVFMHKRAQRLKFLCERNDKVFFASVRSGGSSQVYFMTLNRNCIMNW from the exons GACCCTGCTGGAATCTTCGAGCTGGTGGAAGTGGTCGGCAATGGAACTTACGGACAGGTGTACAAG GGTCGGCACGTCAAGACTGGGCAGCTGGCTGCCATCAAGGTCATGGATGTCACGGAG gatgaggaggaagagatcAAACAGGAGATCAACATGTTGAAGAAATATTCTCACCACCGTAACATCGCCACCTACTATGGGGCCTTCATAAAGAAGAGCCCCCCCGGGAATGACGACCAGCTCTGG CTGGTGATGGAGTTCTGTGGGGCTGGCTCCGTGACAGACCTAGTGAAGAACACAAAGGGGAATGCCCTGAAGGAGGACTGTATCGCCTACATTTGCAGGGAGATTCTCCGG ggtcTGGCCCATCTCCATGCCCACAAGGTGATCCATCGAGACATCAAAGGGCAGAACGTGCTGCTGACAGAGAACGCCGAGGTCAAGCTAG TGGACTTTGGGGTGAGTGCTCAGCTGGACCGCACTGTGGGCAGGCGGAACACTTTCATCGGGACCCCCTACTGGATGGCCCCAGAGGTCATCGCCTGTGATGAGAACCCCGATGCCACCTATGACTACAGG AGTGACATTTGGTCTCTAGGAATCACAGCCATCGAGATGGCAGAGGGGGCCCCCC CTCTGTGTGACATGCACCCCATGCGAGCCCTCTTCCTCATCCCACGGAACCCACCCCCCAGACTCAAGTCCAAGAAATG GTCTAAGAAGTTCACTGACTTCATTGACACGTGTCTTATCAAGACCTACTTGAGCCGCCCACCTACAGAGCAGCTGCTCAAGTTCCCCTTCATCCGGGACCAGCCCACAGAGCGGCAGGTCCGCATCCAGCTCAAGGACCACATCGACCGCTCCCGCAAGAAGCGAGGCGAGAAAG AGGAGACGGAGTACGAGTACAGCGGCAGTGAGGAGGAGGATGACAGCCATGGAGAGGAGGGCGAGCCCAG CTCTATCATGAACGTGCCGGGGGAATCCACACTGCGCCGGGAGTTCCTGCGGCTGCAGCAGGAGAACAAGAGCAACTCTGAGGCtttgaagcagcagcagcagctgcagcagcagcagcaacgaGACCCTGAGGCACACATCAAGCATCTCCTGCACCAGCGCCAGCGCCGCAttgaggagcagaaggaggagcgGCGGCGCGTGGAGGAG CAACAGCGGCGGGAGCGGGAGCAGCGGAAGCtgcaggagaaggagcagcagcGCCTGGAGGACCGGCAGGCCCTGCGGCGGGAGGAGGAGAGGCGGCAGGCCGAGCGGGAGCAG gagtATATTCGTCACAGGCTAGAGGAGGAGCAGCGGCAGCTCGAGATCCTCCAGCAACAGCTgctccaggaacaggccctgcTGCTG GAGTACAAGCGGAAGCAGCTGGAGGAGCAGCGGCAGTCCGAGCGGCTCCAGAGGCAGCTGCAGCAGGAGCACGCCTACCTCAAGtccctgcagcagcagcagcagcagcagcagcagcagaagcagcagcaaccGGGCTTGCCCACCGATAGGAAGCCGCTATACCACTACGGCCGGGGCAGCAGTCCCGCTGACAAGCCTGCTTGGGCACGAGAG GTTGAGGAGAGGACGAGGATGAACAAGCAGCAGAACTCCCCCTTGGCCAAGACCAAGCCaagcagcacagggcctgagcccccccttccccaggccGCCCCCGGGCCTCCGGGCCCCCTTTCCCAAACTCCGCCTATGCAGAGGCCGGTGGAGCCCCAGGAGGGACCGCACAAG AGCCTGGTGGCACACCGGGTCCCACTGAAGCCATATGCAGCGCCTGTACCCCGATCCCAGTCCCTGCAGGACCAGCCCACCCGAAACCTGGCTGCCTTCCCAGCCTCCCATGAGCCTGACCCTGCTGTCCCCACGCCCACCACCACGCCCAGCGCCCGAGGAGCCGTCATCCGCCAGAATTCAGATCCCACCTCCGAAGGGCCTGGCCCCGGCCCAAACCCCCCAGCCTGGGTCCGGCCGGATACTGAGGCCCCCCCCAAG gTGCCTCAGAGGACCTCCTCCATTGCTGCCGCGCTCAACACCAGTGGGGCCGGAGGGGCCCGGCCCACTCAGGCTGTCCGCGCCAG ACCTCGCAGCAACTCCGCCTGGCAAATCTATCTGCAAAGGCGGGCAGAGCGGGGCACCCCCAAGTCTCCAGGGCCCCCCGCTCAGCCCCCTGGCCCGCCCAACGCCTGTAG CAACCCGGATCTCAGGAGGAGCGACCCCAGCTGGGAGCGGCCGGAAGGTGCCCTCCCCGCTCACGGGCACCTGCCCCAGGCTGGCTCGCTGGAGCGGAACCGTGTAGGAG CCTCCTCCAAACTGGATAGTTCCCCAGTGCTCTCCCCTGGGAACAAAGCCAAGCCTGATGACCACCGCTCACGGCCAGGCCGGCCCGCA AGCTATAAGCGTGCCATCGGTGAG gaTTTCGTGCTGTTGAAGGAGCGAGCCCTGGACGATGCCCCACGGCCACCCAAGAAGGCCATGGATTACTCGTCCTCCAGTGAGGAGGTGGAGAGCAGTGAAGATGAGGATGAAAGCAACGGCGAGCCCTCAGAGGGGAGCAGAGACCCCCCTGGGGCCCg CGACGGGGACACGGACAGCGTCAGCACCATGGTGGTCCACGACGTGGAAGAGATAGCTGGGACCCAGACCCCCTATGGGGGTGGCACCATGGTAGTCCAGCGC ACTCCTGAAGAGGAGCGCAGCCTGCTGCATGCAGACAGCAATGGCTACACAAACCTGCCAGATGTCGTCCAGCCCAGCCACTCACCCACCGAGAGCGGCAAAGGTCAAAGCCCCCCATCTAAGGATGGAGGTAGTGAT tACCAGTCTCGTGGGCTGGTAAAGGCCCCTGGCAAGAGCTCATTCACGATGTTTGTGGACCTAGGGATCTACCAGCCTGGAGGCAGTGGGGATACCATCCCCATCACAG ccttggtggggggagagggcgGCCGGCTAGATCAGCTCCAGTACGACGTGCGTAAAGGCTCCGTGGTCAACGTGAACCCTACCAACACCCGCGCCCACAGCGAGACCCCCGAGATTCGCAAGTACAAGAAGCGGTTTAATTCAGAGATCCTCTGTGCAGCTCTTTGGG GTGTCAACCTGCTGGTGGGCACAGAGAATGGCCTGATGCTACTGGACCGGAGCGGGCAGGGCAAGGTGTATGGGCTCATCGGGCGGCGGCGCTTCCAGCAAATGGATGTCCTAGAAGGGCTCAACTTGCTCATCACCATCTCAG GGAAAAGGAATAAACTGCGGGTGTACTACCTGTCCTGGCTCCGGAACAAGATTCTGCACAATGACCCGGACGTGGAGAAGAAGCAGGGCTGGACCACCGTGGGCGACATGGAGGGCTGCGGGCACTACCGCGTGG TGAAGTACGAGCGCATTAAGTTCCTGGTCATCGCGCTGAAGAGCTCCGTGGAGGTGTACGCCTGGGCCCCCAAACCCTACCACAAGTTCATGGCCTTCAAG tcCTTCGCAGATCTCCCTCACCGTCCTCTGCTGGTTGACCTGACTGTGGAGGAGGGTCAGCGGCTCAAGGTCATCTATGGCTCCAGTGCCGGCTTCCATGCTGTGGACGTGGACTCGGGGAACAGCTATGACATCTACATCCCTGTGCAT ATCCAGAGCCAGATCACGCCCCATGCCATCATCTTCCTCCCCAACACTGACGGCATGGAGATGCTGCTGTGCTACGAGGACGAAGGCGTCTACGTCAACACATATGGGCGGATCATTAAGGACGTGGTGCTGCAGTGGGGAGAGATGCCCACCTCTGTAG ccTACATCTGCTCCAACCAGATCATGGGCTGGGGTGAGAAAGCCATTGAGATCCGCTCCGTGGAGACAGGCCACCTGGACGGTGTCTTCATGCACAAACGAGCCCAGAGGCTCAAGTTCCTGTGCGAGCGGAATGACAAG GTGTTTTTCGCCTCCGTCCGCTCTGGGGGCAGCAGCCAAGTTTACTTCATGACGCTGAACCGAAACTGCATCATGAACTGGTGA
- the MINK1 gene encoding misshapen-like kinase 1 isoform X10: protein MGDPAPARSLDDIDLSALRDPAGIFELVEVVGNGTYGQVYKGRHVKTGQLAAIKVMDVTEDEEEEIKQEINMLKKYSHHRNIATYYGAFIKKSPPGNDDQLWLVMEFCGAGSVTDLVKNTKGNALKEDCIAYICREILRGLAHLHAHKVIHRDIKGQNVLLTENAEVKLVDFGVSAQLDRTVGRRNTFIGTPYWMAPEVIACDENPDATYDYRSDIWSLGITAIEMAEGAPPLCDMHPMRALFLIPRNPPPRLKSKKWSKKFTDFIDTCLIKTYLSRPPTEQLLKFPFIRDQPTERQVRIQLKDHIDRSRKKRGEKEETEYEYSGSEEEDDSHGEEGEPSSIMNVPGESTLRREFLRLQQENKSNSEALKQQQQLQQQQQRDPEAHIKHLLHQRQRRIEEQKEERRRVEEQQRREREQRKLQEKEQQRLEDRQALRREEERRQAEREQEYKRKQLEEQRQSERLQRQLQQEHAYLKSLQQQQQQQQQQKQQQPGLPTDRKPLYHYGRGSSPADKPAWAREVEERTRMNKQQNSPLAKTKPSSTGPEPPLPQAAPGPPGPLSQTPPMQRPVEPQEGPHKSLVAHRVPLKPYAAPVPRSQSLQDQPTRNLAAFPASHEPDPAVPTPTTTPSARGAVIRQNSDPTSEGPGPGPNPPAWVRPDTEAPPKVPQRTSSIAAALNTSGAGGARPTQAVRASNPDLRRSDPSWERPEGALPAHGHLPQAGSLERNRVGASSKLDSSPVLSPGNKAKPDDHRSRPGRPASYKRAIGEDFVLLKERALDDAPRPPKKAMDYSSSSEEVESSEDEDESNGEPSEGSRDPPGARDGDTDSVSTMVVHDVEEIAGTQTPYGGGTMVVQRTPEEERSLLHADSNGYTNLPDVVQPSHSPTESGKGQSPPSKDGGSDYQSRGLVKAPGKSSFTMFVDLGIYQPGGSGDTIPITALVGGEGGRLDQLQYDVRKGSVVNVNPTNTRAHSETPEIRKYKKRFNSEILCAALWGVNLLVGTENGLMLLDRSGQGKVYGLIGRRRFQQMDVLEGLNLLITISGKRNKLRVYYLSWLRNKILHNDPDVEKKQGWTTVGDMEGCGHYRVVKYERIKFLVIALKSSVEVYAWAPKPYHKFMAFKSFADLPHRPLLVDLTVEEGQRLKVIYGSSAGFHAVDVDSGNSYDIYIPVHIQSQITPHAIIFLPNTDGMEMLLCYEDEGVYVNTYGRIIKDVVLQWGEMPTSVAYICSNQIMGWGEKAIEIRSVETGHLDGVFMHKRAQRLKFLCERNDKVFFASVRSGGSSQVYFMTLNRNCIMNW, encoded by the exons GACCCTGCTGGAATCTTCGAGCTGGTGGAAGTGGTCGGCAATGGAACTTACGGACAGGTGTACAAG GGTCGGCACGTCAAGACTGGGCAGCTGGCTGCCATCAAGGTCATGGATGTCACGGAG gatgaggaggaagagatcAAACAGGAGATCAACATGTTGAAGAAATATTCTCACCACCGTAACATCGCCACCTACTATGGGGCCTTCATAAAGAAGAGCCCCCCCGGGAATGACGACCAGCTCTGG CTGGTGATGGAGTTCTGTGGGGCTGGCTCCGTGACAGACCTAGTGAAGAACACAAAGGGGAATGCCCTGAAGGAGGACTGTATCGCCTACATTTGCAGGGAGATTCTCCGG ggtcTGGCCCATCTCCATGCCCACAAGGTGATCCATCGAGACATCAAAGGGCAGAACGTGCTGCTGACAGAGAACGCCGAGGTCAAGCTAG TGGACTTTGGGGTGAGTGCTCAGCTGGACCGCACTGTGGGCAGGCGGAACACTTTCATCGGGACCCCCTACTGGATGGCCCCAGAGGTCATCGCCTGTGATGAGAACCCCGATGCCACCTATGACTACAGG AGTGACATTTGGTCTCTAGGAATCACAGCCATCGAGATGGCAGAGGGGGCCCCCC CTCTGTGTGACATGCACCCCATGCGAGCCCTCTTCCTCATCCCACGGAACCCACCCCCCAGACTCAAGTCCAAGAAATG GTCTAAGAAGTTCACTGACTTCATTGACACGTGTCTTATCAAGACCTACTTGAGCCGCCCACCTACAGAGCAGCTGCTCAAGTTCCCCTTCATCCGGGACCAGCCCACAGAGCGGCAGGTCCGCATCCAGCTCAAGGACCACATCGACCGCTCCCGCAAGAAGCGAGGCGAGAAAG AGGAGACGGAGTACGAGTACAGCGGCAGTGAGGAGGAGGATGACAGCCATGGAGAGGAGGGCGAGCCCAG CTCTATCATGAACGTGCCGGGGGAATCCACACTGCGCCGGGAGTTCCTGCGGCTGCAGCAGGAGAACAAGAGCAACTCTGAGGCtttgaagcagcagcagcagctgcagcagcagcagcaacgaGACCCTGAGGCACACATCAAGCATCTCCTGCACCAGCGCCAGCGCCGCAttgaggagcagaaggaggagcgGCGGCGCGTGGAGGAG CAACAGCGGCGGGAGCGGGAGCAGCGGAAGCtgcaggagaaggagcagcagcGCCTGGAGGACCGGCAGGCCCTGCGGCGGGAGGAGGAGAGGCGGCAGGCCGAGCGGGAGCAG GAGTACAAGCGGAAGCAGCTGGAGGAGCAGCGGCAGTCCGAGCGGCTCCAGAGGCAGCTGCAGCAGGAGCACGCCTACCTCAAGtccctgcagcagcagcagcagcagcagcagcagcagaagcagcagcaaccGGGCTTGCCCACCGATAGGAAGCCGCTATACCACTACGGCCGGGGCAGCAGTCCCGCTGACAAGCCTGCTTGGGCACGAGAG GTTGAGGAGAGGACGAGGATGAACAAGCAGCAGAACTCCCCCTTGGCCAAGACCAAGCCaagcagcacagggcctgagcccccccttccccaggccGCCCCCGGGCCTCCGGGCCCCCTTTCCCAAACTCCGCCTATGCAGAGGCCGGTGGAGCCCCAGGAGGGACCGCACAAG AGCCTGGTGGCACACCGGGTCCCACTGAAGCCATATGCAGCGCCTGTACCCCGATCCCAGTCCCTGCAGGACCAGCCCACCCGAAACCTGGCTGCCTTCCCAGCCTCCCATGAGCCTGACCCTGCTGTCCCCACGCCCACCACCACGCCCAGCGCCCGAGGAGCCGTCATCCGCCAGAATTCAGATCCCACCTCCGAAGGGCCTGGCCCCGGCCCAAACCCCCCAGCCTGGGTCCGGCCGGATACTGAGGCCCCCCCCAAG gTGCCTCAGAGGACCTCCTCCATTGCTGCCGCGCTCAACACCAGTGGGGCCGGAGGGGCCCGGCCCACTCAGGCTGTCCGCGCCAG CAACCCGGATCTCAGGAGGAGCGACCCCAGCTGGGAGCGGCCGGAAGGTGCCCTCCCCGCTCACGGGCACCTGCCCCAGGCTGGCTCGCTGGAGCGGAACCGTGTAGGAG CCTCCTCCAAACTGGATAGTTCCCCAGTGCTCTCCCCTGGGAACAAAGCCAAGCCTGATGACCACCGCTCACGGCCAGGCCGGCCCGCA AGCTATAAGCGTGCCATCGGTGAG gaTTTCGTGCTGTTGAAGGAGCGAGCCCTGGACGATGCCCCACGGCCACCCAAGAAGGCCATGGATTACTCGTCCTCCAGTGAGGAGGTGGAGAGCAGTGAAGATGAGGATGAAAGCAACGGCGAGCCCTCAGAGGGGAGCAGAGACCCCCCTGGGGCCCg CGACGGGGACACGGACAGCGTCAGCACCATGGTGGTCCACGACGTGGAAGAGATAGCTGGGACCCAGACCCCCTATGGGGGTGGCACCATGGTAGTCCAGCGC ACTCCTGAAGAGGAGCGCAGCCTGCTGCATGCAGACAGCAATGGCTACACAAACCTGCCAGATGTCGTCCAGCCCAGCCACTCACCCACCGAGAGCGGCAAAGGTCAAAGCCCCCCATCTAAGGATGGAGGTAGTGAT tACCAGTCTCGTGGGCTGGTAAAGGCCCCTGGCAAGAGCTCATTCACGATGTTTGTGGACCTAGGGATCTACCAGCCTGGAGGCAGTGGGGATACCATCCCCATCACAG ccttggtggggggagagggcgGCCGGCTAGATCAGCTCCAGTACGACGTGCGTAAAGGCTCCGTGGTCAACGTGAACCCTACCAACACCCGCGCCCACAGCGAGACCCCCGAGATTCGCAAGTACAAGAAGCGGTTTAATTCAGAGATCCTCTGTGCAGCTCTTTGGG GTGTCAACCTGCTGGTGGGCACAGAGAATGGCCTGATGCTACTGGACCGGAGCGGGCAGGGCAAGGTGTATGGGCTCATCGGGCGGCGGCGCTTCCAGCAAATGGATGTCCTAGAAGGGCTCAACTTGCTCATCACCATCTCAG GGAAAAGGAATAAACTGCGGGTGTACTACCTGTCCTGGCTCCGGAACAAGATTCTGCACAATGACCCGGACGTGGAGAAGAAGCAGGGCTGGACCACCGTGGGCGACATGGAGGGCTGCGGGCACTACCGCGTGG TGAAGTACGAGCGCATTAAGTTCCTGGTCATCGCGCTGAAGAGCTCCGTGGAGGTGTACGCCTGGGCCCCCAAACCCTACCACAAGTTCATGGCCTTCAAG tcCTTCGCAGATCTCCCTCACCGTCCTCTGCTGGTTGACCTGACTGTGGAGGAGGGTCAGCGGCTCAAGGTCATCTATGGCTCCAGTGCCGGCTTCCATGCTGTGGACGTGGACTCGGGGAACAGCTATGACATCTACATCCCTGTGCAT ATCCAGAGCCAGATCACGCCCCATGCCATCATCTTCCTCCCCAACACTGACGGCATGGAGATGCTGCTGTGCTACGAGGACGAAGGCGTCTACGTCAACACATATGGGCGGATCATTAAGGACGTGGTGCTGCAGTGGGGAGAGATGCCCACCTCTGTAG ccTACATCTGCTCCAACCAGATCATGGGCTGGGGTGAGAAAGCCATTGAGATCCGCTCCGTGGAGACAGGCCACCTGGACGGTGTCTTCATGCACAAACGAGCCCAGAGGCTCAAGTTCCTGTGCGAGCGGAATGACAAG GTGTTTTTCGCCTCCGTCCGCTCTGGGGGCAGCAGCCAAGTTTACTTCATGACGCTGAACCGAAACTGCATCATGAACTGGTGA